A portion of the Candidatus Bathyarchaeia archaeon genome contains these proteins:
- a CDS encoding molybdenum cofactor guanylyltransferase: MSEIALRFRDRWSLERSAVILAGGFSKRFGSDKGLTTLLGKPLIKYVLDAVDDVVEEAIIVGSSNEQAEAYSKALGSNVKVIVDRYEVRSPLVGALTGFNEAKGEYVLLLPCDTPLVSRDVLALLLELCINRNAAIPRWPNGYIEPLQAAYRTKPALDAAEKALTEGKLDLRSMIKRLRGIRYISTLVLQQFDPELKMFLNINTPLDLKRAEQILKSGAKPREKRLSWKLS; the protein is encoded by the coding sequence TTGTCTGAAATTGCGTTGAGATTCAGGGATCGTTGGAGTTTGGAAAGGTCTGCAGTAATATTGGCTGGAGGTTTTTCTAAGAGGTTTGGCTCAGACAAGGGATTAACAACATTGTTAGGCAAGCCCCTCATTAAATATGTACTAGACGCTGTAGACGATGTTGTTGAGGAAGCCATAATTGTTGGCAGCTCCAACGAGCAGGCGGAGGCTTATTCAAAAGCTTTAGGTTCAAATGTTAAAGTAATTGTGGATAGATATGAAGTGCGTAGTCCCCTCGTGGGCGCCTTAACAGGCTTCAACGAAGCTAAGGGCGAGTATGTGCTTCTGCTTCCATGCGACACCCCCCTTGTCTCAAGGGACGTTCTCGCCCTGCTCCTTGAACTTTGTATAAACAGAAACGCGGCCATACCCCGTTGGCCCAACGGTTACATTGAACCTTTGCAGGCGGCATACAGAACCAAGCCGGCACTGGATGCGGCGGAAAAAGCCTTAACCGAGGGAAAATTGGACCTGCGTTCCATGATTAAAAGGCTTAGGGGGATAAGATACATATCCACCCTTGTTCTCCAGCAGTTTGACCCTGAACTTAAAATGTTCTTAAACATAAATACTCCACTGGATTTGAAGAGGGCTGAGCAGATATTAAAGAGCGGAGCAAAGCCAAGAGAAAAGAGGCTATCGTGGAAGCTATCTTAA
- a CDS encoding aspartate aminotransferase family protein: MKTPTSRILHERAKRVLPAGVSYAIRHFEPYPFYTARAKGCKLYDVDGNEYIDFWLGHTALILGHSPPAVVKAVKKQLERGTHYGTAHELEIALAEQVARMIPSAEMIRFTNSGTEANMYAVRLARAYTGRRKIAKFEGGWHGGYDALHKAVKPPYDIPESAGLTPGALEDTVVLPFNNLEGVRERLKGIEKEVAAIIIEPVLGAGGAIPAEKEFLKGLRELCDQHGILLIVDEVITGFRLAPGGVQQFFGVRPDITVLGKILGGGFPVGAFCGPAEIMERIDHTRYQRPYYSFHGGTFTANPITMTAGLTTLKILEDGLLINRLNRLGDKIRQQLRQIFEAKGIDIQVTGTGSLFSVYFTKEEVKDTNAAFRSDKKRLLEYHLRLLVNGIFFLPGHYGALCTAHKRVDIEKLFSETEEFTKGLR; this comes from the coding sequence TTGAAAACTCCAACTTCTAGGATCTTGCATGAGCGAGCCAAGAGAGTTCTGCCCGCGGGTGTTTCTTATGCAATAAGGCATTTTGAGCCTTATCCCTTCTACACGGCTAGAGCCAAGGGGTGCAAGCTTTACGACGTCGATGGGAATGAGTACATTGATTTTTGGCTTGGACATACAGCCCTCATTCTTGGACACAGCCCACCGGCTGTTGTGAAGGCTGTTAAGAAGCAACTTGAAAGGGGAACCCATTATGGCACTGCCCATGAGTTGGAAATAGCCTTGGCGGAGCAGGTTGCCAGGATGATTCCAAGCGCTGAGATGATTCGCTTCACCAATTCCGGGACGGAGGCAAACATGTATGCCGTGCGCCTCGCTCGAGCCTATACTGGACGGAGAAAGATTGCCAAGTTTGAGGGTGGATGGCACGGAGGCTACGATGCCCTTCACAAAGCGGTGAAACCTCCATACGATATACCTGAATCCGCGGGTTTAACGCCTGGAGCGTTAGAGGATACAGTAGTTTTGCCCTTCAACAATCTTGAAGGCGTTAGGGAAAGGCTCAAGGGCATCGAAAAAGAAGTTGCAGCAATCATCATCGAACCAGTTCTCGGAGCAGGCGGTGCCATCCCAGCGGAAAAGGAATTCTTGAAGGGATTAAGAGAGCTGTGCGACCAACATGGGATATTACTAATTGTTGACGAGGTTATTACTGGCTTCCGCCTCGCTCCCGGCGGGGTTCAACAATTTTTCGGTGTGAGGCCGGACATAACTGTTCTTGGAAAAATCCTAGGCGGAGGCTTCCCGGTGGGCGCCTTCTGCGGCCCAGCCGAAATCATGGAGAGAATTGACCACACGCGCTACCAGAGGCCATACTACTCATTCCATGGAGGAACTTTCACGGCGAACCCCATAACCATGACGGCTGGCTTAACAACACTGAAAATCTTGGAGGATGGACTACTAATAAATAGGCTGAACAGACTTGGCGACAAGATAAGACAACAGTTAAGGCAGATTTTCGAAGCTAAAGGCATAGACATACAAGTCACCGGAACGGGCTCACTGTTCTCTGTCTACTTCACGAAGGAGGAGGTTAAAGACACCAACGCCGCCTTTAGATCCGACAAGAAAAGGCTTCTAGAATACCATTTAAGGCTGCTTGTTAACGGTATCTTCTTCCTTCCAGGCCATTACGGTGCATTATGCACAGCCCACAAAAGGGTGGACATTGAAAAGCTCTTCTCGGAAACGGAGGAGTTTACAAAAGGTTTAAGATAG
- a CDS encoding 50S ribosomal protein L35ae, with the protein MTIRGIVVNYRVGPKTQRSKECIIQFPHITSVSEASRLIGRKVAWKNGETKIIGKIVDLHGKKGLVRARFRKGLPGQALGTTVELIG; encoded by the coding sequence ATGACTATTCGTGGAATAGTAGTCAATTACAGGGTTGGACCAAAAACGCAGAGGTCAAAAGAGTGCATAATCCAGTTCCCCCATATCACCTCGGTTTCCGAAGCCAGCAGGCTAATTGGACGAAAGGTGGCTTGGAAAAACGGAGAAACAAAAATAATCGGAAAAATCGTGGATTTGCATGGCAAAAAGGGACTGGTAAGAGCCAGATTTAGAAAAGGGCTCCCAGGACAAGCTCTAGGAACAACGGTTGAATTAATTGGTTAA
- a CDS encoding S16 family serine protease: MSVDYFGNDVEILERTVNGRKVRVKWDWGNFKSTEGFPVDDNLINWVIGQDQALKECFLCLDEWVHKLKYLEKIKWYESWSSPDKPKPSAKTLISPGPYLLLLGDPGTGKSLIGRALAEKLTQIYKEKGIKLFDVLCWKNPVLPSQPRISIHKAGEGKKIIQKEQLKELKRKFVTKVGLKALQIFLIIMGLFLMSLGFYFMYQAWLTWNANPMFLGQPLQEYYNYNFTNYFIDRVVGLVPLTFIPGGSLIFFGVFIWWFSRIGGLGTLKGIGGAQQSDIPKLIVDNSSGKAPFVDATGHRSAQLFGSVAWDPYQTGGLGTPEHQRVTAGDVHRASFGILYIDEIKNLDSDEVITLLTVLEDGQLPITMRGRWHGGDTAAMAVSTEPVPAITFLVGAGNFDSVNQIHPALMDRIYGYGKVVMMNNDMPNTVENRRKYVQFIAQEVKRFNLIPFSREACEEIIDEGRRRSNKKDALTTRFRPLISIIKTAATLAMNEGCKVVERRHVREAIEHHCKTIQRQILEHEMKERGKLLEIKPEGVKLGQIYGLAVVRDPYSGEMTGSVLCVKATMVKRSDLPRNYPIKGYYKVTGVAKGQSFIADSIAKVRSVILQKYGIDIAQDYFTHIDFAQSYGVDGPSAGVTMTILLCSLIEGKPIRQDVAVTGEINLGVGDTIQITAVGGVHEKIRAAEAWGFKKVVIPRKNYEHSIDPRDYKIEVVPAATLDDYLRECLVEEAKIEVPVQTRRKPKV, from the coding sequence TTGTCTGTTGACTATTTTGGAAATGACGTGGAGATTCTGGAAAGAACTGTTAATGGAAGAAAGGTTAGGGTGAAATGGGATTGGGGAAACTTCAAAAGCACTGAAGGCTTCCCAGTGGATGACAACCTAATAAACTGGGTTATAGGCCAAGACCAAGCCTTGAAAGAGTGCTTCCTCTGCCTAGACGAGTGGGTTCACAAACTAAAGTACCTGGAAAAGATAAAATGGTATGAAAGCTGGAGTAGCCCGGATAAGCCTAAGCCTTCGGCTAAAACCCTCATAAGTCCAGGCCCATACCTCCTACTTTTGGGGGATCCCGGCACCGGCAAGTCGCTCATCGGGAGAGCCTTAGCCGAAAAGTTAACCCAAATTTACAAGGAGAAGGGTATCAAACTCTTCGATGTCTTATGCTGGAAAAACCCTGTTCTTCCAAGCCAGCCGAGAATTTCCATCCACAAGGCCGGCGAAGGAAAAAAGATTATCCAAAAGGAGCAACTCAAAGAGCTTAAAAGAAAGTTTGTCACAAAAGTTGGGTTGAAGGCGCTTCAAATATTTCTGATAATCATGGGCCTGTTTCTGATGAGTTTAGGCTTCTACTTCATGTATCAAGCATGGCTAACTTGGAATGCAAACCCGATGTTTCTCGGCCAACCCTTGCAGGAATACTACAACTATAACTTCACGAATTACTTCATCGACAGAGTGGTTGGCCTTGTACCGCTGACATTCATTCCCGGTGGAAGCCTAATTTTCTTCGGAGTCTTCATATGGTGGTTCTCAAGGATAGGCGGTTTAGGGACACTGAAGGGTATCGGAGGCGCCCAGCAAAGCGACATACCAAAACTCATAGTGGATAATAGCTCCGGAAAGGCGCCCTTTGTTGATGCAACAGGCCACAGAAGCGCCCAACTCTTCGGTTCGGTGGCATGGGACCCCTATCAAACTGGCGGGTTGGGCACACCGGAGCACCAGCGGGTCACAGCCGGAGACGTTCACAGGGCCTCGTTTGGCATATTATATATTGATGAAATAAAGAACCTCGACTCAGACGAGGTTATCACGCTCCTCACGGTGCTTGAGGACGGCCAACTACCCATAACCATGAGGGGACGTTGGCACGGCGGAGACACGGCGGCAATGGCCGTCTCCACGGAGCCTGTTCCAGCCATAACATTTCTTGTTGGCGCTGGGAACTTTGACAGCGTAAACCAGATTCACCCAGCCTTAATGGATAGGATTTACGGCTATGGAAAAGTTGTTATGATGAACAATGACATGCCCAACACCGTGGAGAACCGACGCAAATATGTGCAGTTCATCGCCCAGGAAGTTAAACGCTTCAACTTAATACCCTTCAGCCGCGAGGCTTGCGAAGAGATAATTGATGAGGGTAGAAGGCGCAGCAACAAGAAGGATGCCCTAACCACACGGTTCAGACCGCTGATCTCAATCATTAAAACCGCGGCAACTCTTGCCATGAACGAGGGCTGCAAGGTTGTTGAACGGCGACATGTCCGCGAGGCTATTGAACATCACTGTAAAACAATCCAGAGACAAATATTAGAGCATGAGATGAAGGAGAGGGGTAAGCTTCTCGAGATAAAACCCGAAGGCGTTAAGCTTGGGCAGATTTATGGTTTAGCGGTTGTCCGCGATCCCTACAGCGGCGAGATGACTGGCAGTGTTCTCTGTGTGAAAGCCACCATGGTTAAGCGAAGCGACCTTCCAAGAAACTACCCCATTAAAGGATACTATAAGGTGACCGGCGTAGCCAAGGGGCAAAGCTTCATAGCCGACAGCATAGCCAAAGTCCGCAGCGTAATCCTCCAAAAATACGGCATAGACATAGCCCAAGACTACTTCACCCACATAGACTTCGCTCAATCCTACGGTGTGGACGGCCCATCCGCCGGCGTAACCATGACGATACTCCTATGCTCGCTTATTGAGGGCAAACCGATAAGGCAGGACGTTGCAGTCACGGGCGAAATAAACCTAGGCGTAGGCGACACTATACAAATTACCGCCGTGGGGGGAGTTCACGAGAAAATTAGAGCTGCAGAAGCCTGGGGTTTCAAGAAGGTGGTTATCCCAAGGAAAAACTATGAGCATTCAATAGACCCGAGGGATTATAAGATTGAGGTGGTGCCAGCTGCAACCCTAGACGACTATTTAAGAGAATGTCTAGTTGAGGAGGCGAAGATCGAGGTTCCTGTTCAAACACGTCGAAAACCAAAAGTTTAG
- a CDS encoding GNAT family N-acetyltransferase, translating into MLRAEKVSRDEEIEWLSNIFKCIEKGEIFCVAAEVDGRLVANSEIIRGAGYSRHVGIIGIAIKKGFRGIGIGTEMMKTLEEYARKMGLKVLMLSVFANNTLAINLYKKMGFVETGRIPKRFFKDGNYIDEIIMTKVLE; encoded by the coding sequence ATCCTCAGGGCGGAGAAGGTTTCGAGAGATGAAGAGATCGAATGGCTCTCAAATATTTTCAAGTGTATAGAAAAAGGCGAAATCTTCTGCGTGGCGGCAGAGGTGGATGGGCGTTTGGTGGCTAATTCAGAAATCATAAGGGGGGCTGGCTATTCGAGACATGTGGGCATCATAGGAATAGCCATCAAGAAAGGCTTCAGGGGCATAGGCATTGGAACTGAAATGATGAAAACTCTAGAAGAGTACGCGAGAAAAATGGGCTTAAAAGTTTTGATGCTGTCCGTTTTCGCCAACAACACACTCGCCATAAACCTCTATAAGAAAATGGGGTTTGTGGAAACCGGGAGGATTCCCAAAAGGTTTTTCAAAGACGGAAACTACATAGATGAAATTATAATGACAAAGGTTCTTGAATAA
- a CDS encoding secondary thiamine-phosphate synthase enzyme YjbQ produces the protein MAGFKVYSTTYTFSTKGEIEFVDLTDKVQEAVARSGIKNGIVHVFAPHATGILILTEDEYGLLNDIKALLEKLVPKGAGYMHPSNAHSHLRSVLLPPDRTLPVVDGRVEFGTWQSLLFVETDVHPRRRTVIIHVIGETGE, from the coding sequence TTGGCGGGCTTTAAGGTTTACAGCACCACTTACACTTTCTCCACGAAGGGCGAAATTGAATTCGTAGACTTAACTGATAAAGTTCAGGAGGCAGTCGCCCGCTCTGGTATAAAAAATGGTATAGTGCATGTTTTCGCGCCCCATGCAACTGGGATTCTAATTCTAACTGAGGATGAGTATGGATTGCTGAATGACATTAAGGCTTTGCTGGAAAAATTGGTTCCTAAGGGAGCCGGTTATATGCACCCCTCGAATGCTCACTCTCACCTGCGATCGGTTCTGCTTCCACCGGACAGGACTTTACCCGTTGTGGATGGTAGGGTTGAGTTTGGAACGTGGCAGTCATTGTTGTTTGTGGAAACAGACGTGCATCCAAGAAGGAGAACAGTAATTATCCACGTAATAGGTGAAACAGGAGAATGA
- a CDS encoding DUF5320 domain-containing protein encodes MKALQEYKRALEAELAKLTKRIEELEKLIEKKG; translated from the coding sequence TTGAAAGCTTTACAAGAATACAAGAGGGCGTTGGAAGCCGAACTGGCAAAACTGACAAAACGCATAGAGGAGCTCGAGAAGTTAATCGAAAAGAAAGGGTAG
- a CDS encoding DUF134 domain-containing protein produces the protein MSIFLEPAEIEALKLVELEKLTFEEAAARMKVSRNTVWRLAERV, from the coding sequence TTGTCTATTTTCTTGGAACCAGCGGAAATAGAGGCTCTCAAACTTGTTGAGTTGGAGAAGCTAACTTTTGAAGAAGCTGCCGCAAGAATGAAAGTTTCAAGGAACACTGTTTGGAGGCTTGCTGAAAGGGTGTGA
- a CDS encoding metal-dependent transcriptional regulator, translating into MTAELSHEAEEYIEAIYKLQKRRGVARTKELARALNVVPGSITNTIAHLEKHGLVEHTPYRGVRLTAEGEKLALSIIRRHRLAERLLTDLLEADWSGVHETACRLEHALTEDVLALLEKRLGYPRFCPHGNPIPTEDGEIEDVECFPLTAVAENQMCIVVRLVDEKKETLALLAAMGIKPNVPIQVIKAEQKQLVLCVAGKKCTVSLEKAENIWVRFAGVDAANV; encoded by the coding sequence TTGACCGCTGAGCTTTCCCACGAGGCTGAGGAGTATATAGAAGCCATCTACAAGCTTCAAAAGAGGAGAGGGGTTGCTAGAACAAAGGAGTTGGCGAGGGCGCTTAATGTTGTCCCAGGATCCATAACAAACACTATTGCTCACCTTGAGAAGCATGGACTGGTGGAGCACACACCCTACAGGGGTGTGAGGCTTACAGCCGAGGGGGAGAAGCTGGCTCTGAGCATTATCAGGCGGCACAGGCTTGCGGAGAGGCTGCTGACAGATCTTCTGGAGGCTGACTGGAGCGGGGTGCATGAAACCGCCTGCAGACTTGAGCATGCCCTAACGGAGGATGTGCTTGCCCTTCTAGAGAAGCGCCTGGGCTATCCGCGATTCTGCCCTCATGGAAATCCTATACCAACAGAGGACGGCGAAATAGAGGACGTTGAGTGCTTTCCGCTGACCGCTGTGGCGGAGAATCAGATGTGCATTGTTGTTAGGCTTGTCGACGAAAAGAAGGAGACTCTTGCATTGCTAGCCGCTATGGGGATAAAACCTAATGTTCCGATTCAAGTAATTAAGGCAGAGCAGAAGCAGCTTGTTTTGTGTGTAGCTGGGAAAAAGTGTACGGTGAGCCTTGAGAAAGCCGAAAACATCTGGGTTAGGTTTGCCGGAGTGGATGCTGCGAATGTTTAG
- a CDS encoding FeoA family protein, whose translation MFRGRRRFQGTEELCPLTDLAEGERGVVVKAQGGFGLVRRLAEMGLTPGTEVKLLKKGFGGPVEVEVRGVALALGHGVASKVLVKPLKDEIHG comes from the coding sequence ATGTTTAGAGGTAGGAGACGATTTCAAGGAACCGAAGAACTCTGCCCTTTAACGGATTTGGCCGAAGGAGAGAGGGGCGTTGTAGTCAAAGCCCAAGGAGGTTTCGGTTTGGTTAGGAGACTTGCTGAAATGGGTTTAACACCGGGCACGGAAGTGAAGCTTCTCAAGAAGGGCTTCGGCGGACCCGTTGAAGTTGAAGTTAGAGGCGTAGCTTTAGCCCTTGGACATGGCGTAGCCTCTAAAGTGCTGGTTAAACCGCTTAAGGATGAAATCCATGGCTAG
- the feoB gene encoding ferrous iron transport protein B: MARRLRVALAGNANVGKSVIFNQLTGLNQVVGNWPGKTVERAEGTLHFKGYDIHVIDLPGIYSLSAFSIEEIVSRDYIAVEKPDVIINVVDASALERNLYLTLQLLELETPMVMALNQVDYAAKKGIRINVEKLSERLRIPVVPTVAITGSGINELLTTVIAVIRGEKSFKPLKIRFGAEIEEKVQRIQEVVEKRLPHLCNVYPARWIAIKLLERDEDIAGKIRNYENGKEILEYAERLASELEKIHGEPSPVILASERYSIASKIAREVTVIKTPPRISLEQKLDAITTHRILGYPILVGVVLAMFSLIFIGGSLLSTILESLLGSVASYIEGALAFLPQEAVKLVVEGVFGGIIAGIIIALPYIVPFYIILALLEDSGYLPRAAFLMDNLMHKIGLHGKAFIPLILGYGCSVPACIGCRIMETNRERLIAAFVVTLIPCAARTVVILGLVGRYVGLHAALALYIFDLMLVLIVGRAAFKFLPGEPVGLIMEMPPYKKPALRIILTKTWSRLKDFVYIAFPIIVGGSLAITALNVSGLMEYVVVGAKPLLNGWLGLPEVAGIPLIFGVLRKELALILLSELIPLKSLSPIQMITFALVIMVYIPCVATIAALVREFGWRKALAITFVDIILALLLGGVVYRILSLFWP; this comes from the coding sequence ATGGCTAGAAGGCTTAGGGTAGCCCTAGCTGGAAACGCCAACGTGGGCAAAAGCGTCATCTTCAACCAGCTTACAGGCTTAAACCAGGTTGTTGGAAACTGGCCTGGCAAAACTGTGGAGCGGGCTGAAGGAACACTGCATTTTAAAGGCTATGACATTCATGTCATTGATTTGCCCGGAATATACTCGCTCTCCGCATTTTCCATCGAGGAAATTGTTTCACGGGACTACATAGCTGTGGAGAAGCCGGATGTGATAATCAATGTTGTGGATGCATCGGCTTTGGAGCGAAACCTCTACCTTACGCTTCAGCTTTTAGAACTTGAAACTCCAATGGTTATGGCCCTAAACCAGGTGGACTACGCAGCGAAAAAGGGCATTCGCATAAACGTGGAAAAACTTTCCGAAAGGCTTCGCATTCCCGTCGTCCCAACAGTGGCCATAACCGGAAGCGGCATAAACGAGCTGCTAACAACAGTCATCGCGGTGATCCGTGGAGAAAAAAGTTTCAAGCCATTGAAGATTCGGTTCGGAGCTGAGATCGAGGAGAAAGTGCAGAGAATTCAAGAGGTTGTCGAGAAGAGGCTTCCCCACCTTTGCAACGTTTACCCGGCAAGGTGGATTGCCATCAAACTCCTGGAAAGAGACGAGGACATTGCTGGGAAAATAAGGAATTATGAAAATGGAAAGGAGATTTTAGAATACGCGGAAAGACTTGCATCTGAGTTAGAGAAAATTCACGGTGAGCCCTCTCCAGTAATATTGGCTTCTGAAAGGTACTCGATAGCAAGTAAAATAGCTAGGGAAGTGACTGTTATCAAGACACCACCGAGGATAAGCTTAGAGCAAAAGCTTGACGCCATCACAACCCACAGGATCCTTGGCTATCCAATTTTGGTGGGAGTTGTTTTGGCAATGTTCTCGCTCATTTTCATCGGCGGGAGCCTCCTCTCAACCATTCTTGAGTCCCTACTTGGCAGTGTTGCCTCATACATTGAGGGGGCTCTGGCCTTTTTACCACAAGAAGCCGTGAAACTGGTTGTGGAGGGAGTTTTCGGCGGAATAATCGCCGGAATCATCATCGCATTACCCTACATTGTGCCCTTCTACATAATCTTGGCGCTACTGGAGGATAGTGGATACCTTCCAAGGGCTGCTTTCCTAATGGACAATTTAATGCATAAGATAGGTCTCCACGGGAAAGCCTTCATACCGCTGATTCTAGGCTATGGCTGCAGTGTTCCAGCATGCATTGGCTGCAGAATAATGGAGACAAACCGTGAAAGACTCATAGCCGCCTTTGTTGTAACGTTGATTCCATGCGCCGCCAGAACCGTAGTCATATTGGGGCTTGTTGGGCGATATGTAGGTTTACATGCTGCCCTAGCGCTTTACATCTTCGACCTAATGTTGGTTTTGATTGTTGGTAGGGCGGCCTTCAAGTTTTTGCCCGGAGAGCCCGTGGGCTTGATAATGGAGATGCCTCCATACAAGAAACCCGCCTTGAGGATCATCTTGACAAAAACGTGGAGTAGACTGAAGGATTTTGTCTACATAGCTTTTCCAATAATAGTTGGCGGGAGCCTGGCGATAACTGCCCTAAATGTTTCAGGGTTGATGGAGTATGTTGTTGTAGGCGCTAAGCCGCTCTTAAACGGATGGCTTGGGCTTCCAGAAGTGGCGGGCATCCCATTAATCTTCGGCGTGCTACGTAAGGAATTAGCCCTCATCCTACTATCGGAGCTTATTCCTTTAAAGTCGCTTTCGCCTATCCAGATGATAACCTTCGCCTTAGTGATTATGGTTTACATTCCATGCGTGGCAACCATTGCGGCTCTTGTAAGGGAGTTTGGATGGCGAAAAGCCTTAGCGATAACCTTTGTGGATATAATTTTGGCCCTTCTCCTTGGCGGAGTGGTTTACCGAATCCTTTCACTATTCTGGCCGTGA
- a CDS encoding response regulator, which produces MGKASILIVDDDENIRWTLKLILEGEGYDVDEAGSGREAIKKSKEKFYNIALLDIVLPDIQGTQLLRELGETAPKMIKIMVTGYPNLENAVEALNYGADAYLIKPVNFGKLISVVEEKLAKQRMEEALTVEKIAAFVEARTRKLLQNVEERQQ; this is translated from the coding sequence ATGGGAAAAGCAAGCATCCTAATAGTGGACGACGATGAGAACATACGCTGGACGCTGAAGCTCATCCTCGAAGGCGAAGGCTATGACGTGGATGAAGCCGGATCAGGAAGGGAAGCCATTAAGAAGTCAAAGGAAAAATTCTATAACATAGCCCTCCTTGACATCGTTCTTCCAGACATACAGGGAACCCAACTGCTGAGGGAGCTTGGGGAGACAGCGCCGAAAATGATAAAGATAATGGTGACTGGCTACCCGAACCTTGAGAATGCCGTTGAAGCCTTAAACTATGGTGCGGATGCCTATTTGATAAAGCCTGTGAACTTCGGGAAGCTAATCAGCGTTGTGGAAGAGAAACTTGCAAAACAGAGAATGGAGGAAGCTCTTACCGTCGAAAAAATAGCCGCCTTCGTAGAAGCCAGAACCAGAAAATTACTCCAGAATGTAGAGGAAAGACAACAGTAA
- a CDS encoding radical SAM protein has product MADVVLTADRTLMSDYHHNEFIGFGTCAPPNFIPNWLYSFLFFPPIKTVKGIPVAAPYGLRKIEAQLIAEGFDVLTVDPDHVEKYLDDAKVLGIHVMDPFGLGPASSTFAAILKKEPFLAQHFRRLLEKTEIRRAKKRGLKIIVGGPGVWQFRYREKFVEEYGIDCIIDGEAEKVVGRIVRAAINGEELPKYYEVGIEETPRLEEIPNILNPSINGLVEIGRGCCRGCKFCSVTLRPLRWYPIEKILAEIDVNMRSSYTYTACLHAEDVMLYGSKNTTPDDEKLVRLHEAVVKKCEGGLSWSHCSLATVALKPKLFQKVAEIILQKQPWWGTEVGIETGSPELAKKVMPAKAHPFKPEEWPEVVRTGMGLMHDNNLIPACTLIVGVPDETEDDLIKTIELVEDLKHIRSLIVPLFFVPLGKLKNEQWFKETQMTKLHQELLIKCLKHDFHWIDDLIGRSFAGKWYAKPMRTLYTMFVKIIEHKARKADIL; this is encoded by the coding sequence ATGGCGGATGTTGTGCTGACAGCCGACCGCACCTTAATGAGTGACTATCACCACAACGAGTTCATAGGTTTTGGAACGTGTGCCCCTCCAAACTTCATTCCCAACTGGCTTTACAGTTTCCTATTTTTCCCGCCCATAAAAACCGTAAAGGGAATCCCGGTGGCGGCGCCTTATGGCCTTAGAAAAATTGAGGCTCAGCTTATAGCTGAAGGCTTTGACGTTTTAACTGTGGATCCTGACCACGTTGAAAAGTATCTGGATGACGCAAAGGTTTTGGGCATTCACGTTATGGATCCATTTGGACTTGGACCTGCATCCAGCACCTTCGCCGCAATATTAAAGAAGGAGCCGTTTCTTGCGCAGCATTTTAGACGTTTGCTGGAGAAAACCGAAATCAGAAGGGCTAAGAAGCGTGGCCTAAAAATCATTGTTGGTGGACCTGGAGTCTGGCAGTTCCGCTATAGAGAAAAATTCGTCGAGGAATATGGTATTGACTGCATAATTGATGGTGAAGCCGAAAAAGTTGTGGGTAGAATTGTCCGGGCAGCCATTAACGGCGAAGAACTGCCCAAATATTATGAGGTAGGTATTGAGGAAACCCCAAGGCTGGAGGAGATCCCAAACATCTTAAATCCCTCCATCAACGGACTGGTGGAGATTGGACGAGGCTGCTGTAGGGGATGCAAGTTCTGCAGCGTAACCCTCCGCCCGCTCCGATGGTATCCCATAGAAAAAATCCTGGCAGAGATCGACGTGAACATGCGAAGCAGCTACACTTACACGGCTTGTCTTCACGCCGAGGATGTCATGCTTTATGGTTCGAAAAATACAACCCCCGATGACGAAAAACTTGTTAGGCTCCATGAGGCTGTCGTCAAAAAGTGCGAGGGCGGCTTAAGCTGGAGCCACTGCTCCCTGGCAACGGTAGCCCTAAAGCCCAAGCTATTCCAGAAAGTGGCTGAAATCATACTGCAAAAGCAGCCATGGTGGGGTACTGAAGTAGGCATAGAAACGGGGTCGCCTGAACTTGCCAAAAAAGTCATGCCAGCGAAGGCGCACCCCTTTAAACCCGAAGAATGGCCGGAGGTTGTCCGCACTGGAATGGGACTGATGCATGACAATAACCTTATTCCCGCGTGCACCCTGATAGTGGGGGTGCCGGACGAAACAGAAGACGATTTGATAAAGACCATAGAACTTGTTGAAGACCTCAAGCATATAAGAAGCCTAATAGTCCCCCTATTCTTCGTGCCGCTGGGCAAACTAAAAAACGAGCAATGGTTCAAAGAAACCCAAATGACAAAACTCCACCAAGAACTGCTGATAAAATGTCTAAAACACGACTTCCACTGGATAGACGACCTAATAGGCAGATCCTTCGCCGGAAAATGGTACGCAAAACCCATGCGAACCCTATACACAATGTTCGTAAAAATAATTGAGCACAAAGCCAGAAAAGCCGACATCCTCTAA